A single window of Vigna radiata var. radiata cultivar VC1973A chromosome 4, Vradiata_ver6, whole genome shotgun sequence DNA harbors:
- the LOC106758437 gene encoding uncharacterized protein LOC106758437, giving the protein MDQADHVSNPASPYYLHPGENPGLTLITQTLNENNYSSWSRSMKRALLSKNKVKFIDGTIEKPQKTDAVYDAWERCNMMILSWITKTLSPHIVESVIYVEEAKDLWEELKERFSKGDYFKISDLLQDIHSIRQGERGVSQFFTDLKIMWEELESLRPIPTCTCPTPCCCNLSKVSLRYREVKHVICFLKGLNDSYSTVRTQILLMDPLPNVNRVFSLIIQQERQDKQTPTETKILANTGERNGQWRPDQNWKNQGRGSGFRGQGRGRGRNSNYGKQCSYCNKMNHTIDECYSKHGYPPWYKKEEKRSDWTNVNACQSSNEPEGV; this is encoded by the coding sequence ATGGATCAAGCTGACCATGTTTCCAATCCAGCAAGCCCTTATTATCTGCACCCAGGTGAGAACCCTGGACTCACCCTTATAACTCAAACTCTGAACGAAAACAACTATTCTTCCTGGAGCAGGAGCATGAAGAGAGCCCTGCTGTCCAAGAACAAGGTGAAGTTTATCGATGGCACCATTGAAAAACCTCAGAAGACTGATGCTGTTTATGATGCCTGGGAGAGGTGCAACATGATGATTTTATCATGGATAACGAAGACACTATCACCACACATTGTTGAAAGTGTGATTTACGTTGAAGAAGCTAAAGATTTGTGGGAGGAGCTAAAAGAGAGGTTTTCCAAGGGAGATTACTTCAAGATCTCTGACTTGTTGCAAGATATACATTCAATCAGACAAGGTGAGAGGGGAGTAAGTCAATTTTTTACCGATCTAAAAATCATGTGGGAAGAACTAGAGTCTTTAAGACCTATACCTACATGCACATGTCCCACACCTTGTTGTTGTAATCTATCCAAAGTTTCTTTAAGGTACAGGGAAGTCAAGCATGTAATATGTTTTCTTAAGGGATTAAATGATTCCTATAGCACCGTGAGGACACAAATCTTGTTGATGGATCCCTTGCCTAATGTCAATCGGGTCTTCTCGCTTATCATCCAACAAGAAAGACAGGACAAACAGACCCCTACAGAGACAAAGATTCTGGCTAACACTGGTGAAAGAAATGGTCAATGGAGACCTGATCAGAATTGGAAAAACCAAGGGAGAGGCTCTGGATTTCGTGGTCAAGGTAGAGGCAGAGGAAGAAATTCTAATTACGGAAAACAATGTTCATATTGCAACAAAATGAACCATACAATTGACGAGTGCTACTCTAAACATGGCTATCCTCCCTGgtataagaaagaagaaaaaaggagcGACTGGACAAATGTCAATGCCTGTCAAAGCAGTAATGAACCAGAGGGTGTTTAG
- the LOC106758439 gene encoding uncharacterized protein LOC106758439, whose protein sequence is MQGCKPSSTPFLKDISSLYKEDNHLDDPQSYRRLIGKLLYLTNTRPDLCFTINLLSQFMQFPTNSHYQAIQHVLRYIKSSPSERLFFAADSSKHLKAFSDSDWATCPNTRRSTTGFCIFLGSSLISWKSKKQRTVSRSSTEAEYRALAATVCEIQMAPLSITRPSN, encoded by the coding sequence ATGCAGGGGTGCAAACCTTCTTCCACCCCTTTCCTGAAGGACATCAGCTCCTTGTACAAAGAAGACAACCATTTGGATGATCCTCAATCCTACAGAAGGCTAATAGGGAAGCTTCTATACCTTACAAACACCAGACCTGACTTATGCTTTACCATTAATCTccttagtcaatttatgcaattTCCCACTAATTCTCATTATCAAGCTATTCAACATGTTCTCAGATATATCAAATCCTCACCATCTGAAAGATTATTTTTTGCAGCAGACTCCTCTAAACACTTAAAAGCCTTTAGCGACTCTGACTGGGCAACATGTCCTAATACTAGGAGATCCACCACAGGATTTTGCATTTTTCTTGGGTCTTCTCTCATCTCATGGAAATCTAAAAAGCAGAGGACTGTCTCCAGATCCTCCACTGAAGCTGAGTACAGGGCACTTGCAGCCACTGTGTGTGAAATTCAAATGGCTCCGTTATCTATTACAAGACCTTCAAACTGA
- the LOC106758829 gene encoding MDIS1-interacting receptor like kinase 2 — protein sequence MQSIKILACWRILYWFILVFVTQLASFSQILYLASIAISVTIVDEAVAENSEANALLKWKQSLHTSSQDILSTWKGVTPCKWEGIHCNNSKSISTIDLANYGLIGTLNTLNFSAFPNLLILNIYNNFFYGTIPPQIGNMSRVNVLNLSTNHFIGSIPQQVWTLKSLQRLDLYQCQLSGEIPNYIANLSNLTYLDLGINSFSGHIPPEIGNLHKLEYLAIRENQLLGSIPQEIGMLTKLGSMDLSENSLCGTIPETIGNMSSLSQLYISNNSHLHGPIPSSLWNMSKLTVLNLYGNNHSGSIPASIENLGNLDKLGLDQNQLSGPIPSTVGKLTKLTNLFLSFNNFSGPIPPSIGNLINLEMLGLESNNLSGTIPATIQNLKRLTYLALADNKLNGSISQVLNNNNKWLSVLLDGNDFTGHLPPQICSAESLDALIAHNNRFTGPVPVSLKNCASVTRLRLEGNQLEGDISQDFGVYPNLEYIDLSDNKFYGQISSNWGKCPNLDTLKISNNNISGGIPVELAEATKLGKLHLSSNHLKGKIPKELGNMKSLIELKISNNYLSGDIPKEIGSLQILEELDLGDNQLSGKIPAEVVELPKLRKLTLSNNKINGNIPLEFRQLQPLEYLDLSGNLLTGTIPRQLGAVIKLNCLNLSRNNLSGSIPSSFEGMSNLISVNISYNQLEGPLPKNGAFLNASIESLKNNTGLCGNFTGLMLCPANRNETKHKDILLILLLMLGALALILCGVGVSMYILCRKARKKKAQAKGKEVSENALSREVFSVWSRDGKVMFETIIEATHNFNEEYLIGVGGQGNVYRAEFPSGEVYAVKKLHQETDGEKPNFKAFENEIQALTEIRHRNIVKLCGFCSHPRFTFLVYKFMEGGSLDQTLSNEKKASEFDWEKRVNVVKGVANALSYMHHDCSPPIIHRDISSKNVLLDSQYEARVTDFGTAKILKPGCSWTTFEGTLGYAAPEFAQTMEVTEKCDVFSFGVLCLEIIMGKHPGDLVSSLLSSSSAAITHNLLLLDVLDQRPPHPLKSVVGDVILVSSLAFSCLSENPSSRPTMAEVSKMLMMGKSSLPAQLPMIRLGQLL from the exons ATGCAATCCATCAAGATTCTAGCCTGCTGGAGGATTCTTTACTGGTTTATTCTGGTTTTTGTAACACAACTTGCTTCTTTCTCCCAAATCCTTTACTTGGCTTCTATTGCTATCTCAGTCACTATTGTTGATGAAGCTGTAGCAGAGAACAGTGAAGCCAATGCACTGCTAAAGTGGAAACAAAGCCTTCACACATCCAGCCAAGATATCTTGTCAACATGGAAAGGTGTTACACCATGCAAATGGGAAGGAATTCATTGTAACAATTCCAAGTCCATCTCCACCATAGATCTTGCAAATTATGGTCTCATAGGTACCCTTAACACCCTCAACTTCTCAGCTTTCCCTAACCTACTCATCCTAAATATCTATAACAACTTCTTTTATGGGACCATTCCACCACAAATTGGTAACATGTCCAGAGTAAATGTTTTGAATCTTTCTACAAATCATTTCATTGGTTCCATCCCTCAACAAGTGTGGACACTAAAGAGTTTACAACGCCTTGATCTGTACCAATGTCAACTAAGTGGGGAGATTCCTAATTACATAGCAAACTTGTCCAACTTGACATATCTAGATTTAGGCATAAACAGTTTTTCTGGCCATATTCCACCAGAGATTGGGAACTTGCACAAGTTGGAGTATCTAGCTATTAGAGAAAATCAACTTCTCGGTTCCATTCCTCAAGAAATTGGAATGTTGACAAAGCTTGGGTCAATGGATTTGTCAGAAAATTCTCTCTGTGGTACTATCCCTGAAACAATAGGTAACATGAGCAGTTTAAGTCAACTTTACATTTCTAACAACTCCCACCTACATGGGCCAATCCCATCGTCCTTATGGAACATGTCCAAGTTGACAGTGCTCAACCTTTATGGCAATAACCATTCTGGATCAATCCCTGCTTCCATAGAAAATTTGGGAAATTTAGATAAACTTGGACTTGATCAAAACCAACTTTCTGGTCCCATTCCTTCCACAGTTGGAAAGTTGACCAAGCTTACCAATTTGTTTTTAAGCTTCAATAATTTTTCTGGACCAATTCCTCCCTCTATAGGAAATTTGATCAATTTGGAAATGCTTGGTCTCGAAAGCAACAATCTCTCAGGAACAATTCCTGccacaattcaaaatttgaaaaggcTCACCTACTTAGCATTGGCCGACAACAAACTTAATGGCAGTATTTCACAAGTCttgaataacaataataaatggCTTTCCGTGTTACTTGATGGGAATGATTTCACAGGCCATTTACCACCTCAAATTTGCTCTGCTGAGTCCCTAGATGCCCTTATTGCTCACAACAACCGTTTCACCGGTCCAGTGCCAGTAAGCTTGAAGAACTGTGCTAGTGTTACTAGACTCCGGTTGGAAGGGAACCAATTGGAAGGAGATATATCACAAGATTTTGGTGTATATCCAAATTTGGAATACATTGATTTGAGCGACAACAAGTTTTACGGCCAAATTTCATCAAACTGGGGTAAGTGTCCTAATCTTGATACCCTAAAGATATCCAACAATAACATTTCTGGTGGTATACCAGTCGAACTTGCGGAGGCAACCAAACTTGGCAAGCTTCACCTTTCTTCTAACCACTTGAAGGGAAAGATTCCAAAGGAATTAGGCAATATGAAATCTCTAATTGAACTCAAGATTAGCAACAACTATCTTTCTGGAGACATTCCCAAGGAAATTGGATCACTGCAAATTCTTGAAGAATTGGATCTTGGAGATAACCAGTTGAGTGGAAAAATACCAGCAGAAGTTGTAGAGTTGCCAAAGTTGCGAAAGTTGACCTTGagcaataataaaataaacggAAATATTCCCTTAGAGTTTCGCCAACTTCAGCCTCTTGAATACCTTGATCTTAGTGGGAATTTGTTGACTGGAACAATACCAAGGCAACTTGGAGCGGTGATCAAACTGAACTGTTTGAATCTCTCTCGCAACAATCTTTCTGGAAGTATTCCATCCAGTTTTGAGGGCATGTCAAATTTGATTTCTGTCAACATATCATACAATCAGTTAGAAGGGCCACTTCCCAAAAATGGAGCCTTTCTTAATGCTTCAATTGaatcattgaaaaataacacAGGTTTGTGTGGGAACTTCACTGGGTTGATGCTTTGCCCAGCCAACCGCAATGAAACGAAGCACAAGGACATTCTTCTGATATTACTTCTCATGTTGGGTGCTCTTGCATTAATATTGTGTGGGGTGGGTGTTTCAATGTATATTCTTTGTCGAAAAGCAAGGAAGAAAAAAGCCCAAGCTAAAGGAAAAGAAGTATCAGAAAATGCATTGTCTCGAGAAGTGTTTTCCGTTTGGAGTCGTGATGGAAAAGTTATGTTTGAAACTATCATTGAAGCTACCCACAATTTTAATGAAGAATATCTCATAGGTGTTGGAGGACAGGGAAATGTTTACAGGGCTGAGTTCCCTTCAGGTGAGGTCTATGCGGTGAAGAAACTTCATCAAGAAACAGATGGAGAGAAGCCTAATTTTAAAGcttttgagaatgaaattcAAGCTTTGACCGAAATCAGGCACCGTAATATTGTAAAGCTCTGCGGGTTTTGCTCACATCCACGATTCACATTTTTGGTTTATAAGTTCATGGAAGGGGGTAGCTTGGATCAAACCCTAAGCAATGAGAAAAAAGCATCTGAATTTGATTGGGAAAAGAGGGTGAATGTTGTGAAAGGTGTGGCAAATGCTTTATCCTACATGCATCATGATTGCTCACCTCCAATAATCCATCGTGACATATCGAGCAAGAATGTTCTTCTTGATTCACAGTACGAAGCTCGTGTCACTGATTTTGGAACAGCTAAGATTCTAAAGCCTGGTTGTTCTTGGACGACGTTTGAAGGCACATTAGGGTATGCAGCTCCAG aGTTTGCCCAAACTATGGAAGTGACTGAGAAATGTGATGTATTCAGTTTTGGTGTGCTTTGCCTAGAAATCATCATGGGGAAACATCCGGGGGATCTCGTTTCTTCGTTGTTATCTTCATCTTCAGCAGCAATAACTCATAATTTGCTACTACTGGATGTGCTAGACCAAAGGCCTCCTCATCCTCTTAAATCAGTTGTCGGGGATGTCATTTTGGTTTCAAGCTTGGCATTTTCTTGCTTGAGTGAAAATCCAAGTTCTCGCCCAACAATGGCTGAAGTCTCCAAAATGTTAATGATGGGGAAATCCTCATTACCAGCTCAGTTACCCATGATTAGACTTGGACAACTCCTCTAA